The following are encoded together in the Dermacoccus nishinomiyaensis genome:
- a CDS encoding methionine ABC transporter ATP-binding protein codes for MTGPSPTPTKAAAPASATPPAVAFHDVGKTFTRGKSRVTALDGITTQVERGRIVAVIGFSGAGKSTLVRLINGLETPTRGHVEIDGVDLASLSAKQVRELRGRIGMVFQQFNLIRSRTVYANVAYPLEVADWDKARQEARITELLSFVGLTEKAWAYPDELSGGQKQRVGIARALATNPEILLADESTSALDPDTTKDVLALLRRVNDELGVTIVVITHEMDVVRELADDVVVLEAGRIVESGRTVDVLGAPKADATRRLVDATLRNVPDARESARLRAAHDGHLATLTVHDPREFGRVLARMSAHGVEPEIVHGGLTPLKDDTLTTLTLALRGDDDAVTTVLDELRLAADVEEVAA; via the coding sequence GTGACGGGCCCCTCCCCCACACCGACGAAGGCCGCCGCGCCGGCGAGTGCCACCCCGCCCGCCGTCGCCTTCCACGACGTCGGCAAGACGTTCACCCGCGGCAAGAGCCGGGTGACGGCTCTCGACGGCATCACGACGCAGGTGGAGCGCGGACGCATCGTCGCCGTCATCGGTTTCTCCGGCGCCGGCAAGAGCACCCTCGTACGTCTCATCAACGGGCTGGAGACGCCGACGCGCGGCCACGTCGAGATCGACGGCGTCGACCTCGCGTCGCTGTCCGCGAAGCAGGTGCGCGAGCTGCGCGGCCGCATCGGCATGGTGTTCCAGCAGTTCAACCTCATCCGCTCGCGCACGGTGTACGCCAACGTCGCCTACCCCCTCGAGGTCGCCGACTGGGACAAGGCGCGCCAGGAGGCGCGCATCACCGAGCTGCTCAGCTTCGTCGGGCTCACCGAGAAGGCGTGGGCCTACCCCGACGAGCTCTCAGGCGGGCAGAAGCAGCGCGTCGGCATCGCCCGTGCGCTCGCGACGAACCCGGAGATCCTGCTCGCCGACGAGTCCACGTCCGCGCTCGACCCCGACACGACGAAGGACGTCCTCGCGCTGCTGCGCCGCGTCAACGACGAGCTCGGCGTGACGATCGTCGTCATCACCCACGAGATGGACGTCGTGCGCGAACTCGCCGACGACGTCGTCGTCCTCGAGGCCGGCCGCATCGTCGAGTCCGGGCGCACCGTCGACGTCCTCGGCGCGCCGAAGGCGGACGCGACGCGCCGCCTCGTCGACGCCACCCTGCGGAACGTGCCCGACGCACGCGAGAGCGCCCGGCTGCGCGCTGCCCACGACGGGCACCTCGCGACGCTGACGGTTCACGACCCGCGCGAGTTCGGCCGTGTCCTGGCCCGCATGTCCGCACACGGCGTCGAACCGGAGATCGTGCACGGCGGCCTCACACCGCTCAAGGACGACACCCTGACGACGTTGACGCTCGCCCTGCGCGGCGACGACGACGCCGTCACCACCGTGCTCGACGAACTGCGTCTCGCCGCCGACGTCGAGGAGGTCGCCGCATGA
- a CDS encoding methionine ABC transporter permease, which produces MMPATDWEALRPTIVTAVGETLLMVGATIIMGGLLGLALGVLLNTTRRGGILENRVLHTVLNVLVNIIRPIPFIIFAAALGPLTLAVTGSTIGAKSMIFPLTIASTFGISRIVEQNLVSVDPGVIEAAQAMGASPWRIIRTVLIPEALAPLILGYTFALVAVIDMTAVVGAMGGGGIGDFALSYGYRRYDWAVTWAAVVVIIVFVQIAQFIGNALARKALRH; this is translated from the coding sequence ATGATGCCCGCAACCGATTGGGAGGCGCTGCGCCCCACGATCGTCACCGCAGTGGGCGAGACGCTGCTCATGGTCGGCGCGACGATCATCATGGGCGGCCTGCTCGGCCTCGCCCTCGGCGTGCTGCTCAACACCACACGACGCGGCGGCATCCTCGAGAACCGAGTTCTGCACACAGTGCTCAACGTCCTCGTCAACATCATCCGACCGATCCCGTTCATCATCTTCGCCGCCGCTCTCGGGCCGTTGACGCTCGCCGTCACGGGCTCGACGATCGGTGCGAAGTCGATGATCTTCCCGCTGACGATCGCCTCGACCTTCGGCATCAGCCGCATCGTCGAGCAGAACCTCGTGAGCGTCGACCCCGGCGTCATCGAGGCGGCGCAGGCGATGGGGGCGAGTCCGTGGCGCATCATTCGCACCGTGCTCATCCCCGAGGCGCTGGCGCCGCTGATCCTCGGCTACACGTTCGCGCTCGTCGCGGTCATCGACATGACGGCCGTCGTCGGCGCCATGGGCGGCGGCGGCATCGGTGACTTCGCCCTGTCCTACGGTTACCGCCGCTACGACTGGGCCGTGACGTGGGCCGCCGTCGTCGTCATCATCGTCTTCGTTCAGATCGCCCAGTTCATCGGCAACGCTCTGGCCCGCAAGGCGCTGCGTCACTGA